A region of Acidithiobacillus ferridurans DNA encodes the following proteins:
- the scpB gene encoding SMC-Scp complex subunit ScpB, translating to MREALLALFLSSAEPLTRTRLAGIFDGDPDCVGWEAALNTLLATGEGPLQLVCVADGYRLQIHPRHNALVTRLHVEPPRPLSRATLETLAVIAYQQPVTRPEIEHWRGVAVSVQILQQLQERGWITISGHRDTPGRPALWVTTPGFLEHFSLPSLAALPEIVTVDEGQMDMQA from the coding sequence ATGCGTGAAGCGCTCCTGGCATTGTTTTTATCCAGCGCCGAGCCGCTTACTCGTACGCGCCTGGCCGGTATTTTCGACGGCGACCCCGACTGCGTGGGATGGGAGGCGGCGCTGAACACGCTGTTGGCTACCGGCGAGGGACCTTTGCAACTCGTCTGTGTAGCGGATGGCTATCGTCTGCAGATTCATCCGCGTCACAACGCCCTCGTGACGCGCCTCCATGTGGAGCCACCTCGGCCTTTGTCCCGGGCCACGTTGGAAACGCTGGCGGTGATTGCCTATCAGCAGCCGGTGACCCGCCCGGAAATAGAGCACTGGCGTGGGGTTGCGGTCAGCGTGCAGATTCTGCAGCAGCTTCAGGAGCGGGGCTGGATTACCATCAGCGGGCACCGGGATACACCGGGTCGCCCTGCGCTTTGGGTGACAACACCCGGTTTTCTGGAACATTTTTCATTGCCGTCGCTGGCCGCATTGCCGGAGATCGTGACGGTAGACGAGGGACAAATGGATATGCAGGCATAA